One Desulfurellaceae bacterium genomic region harbors:
- a CDS encoding VOC family protein: protein MLQRLFHVNVCVTDMERSISFYEKLGFNKVNDFVLDDPSVGDALGLKAQKLRGVFMRLGDDENAPVLDLVQFIDPPTQGTPYPTLNNVGICRIAFTVDDIDKTYADLQEMRVDFLSPLKKIDGPGGATIGVVCFKDPDGTILELISGM from the coding sequence ATGTTACAGAGACTGTTTCACGTCAATGTGTGTGTGACCGATATGGAGCGCTCAATCAGCTTTTATGAAAAGCTGGGTTTCAATAAGGTCAACGATTTCGTGCTGGACGATCCGAGTGTCGGCGATGCGCTGGGGCTCAAGGCGCAGAAGCTGCGTGGGGTGTTCATGCGTTTGGGCGACGACGAGAATGCGCCGGTGCTCGATCTGGTGCAGTTCATCGATCCGCCGACCCAGGGCACGCCGTATCCGACGCTCAACAATGTCGGTATCTGCCGGATCGCCTTCACGGTTGACGATATCGACAAGACCTACGCCGATCTCCAGGAAATGCGGGTCGACTTTCTGTCGCCGCTCAAGAAGATTGACGGGCCGGGCGGAGCAACCATCGGGGTGGTGTGTTTCAAAGACCCGGACGGCACAATCCTGGAGTTGATCAGCGGGATGTAG
- a CDS encoding amidohydrolase family protein, with amino-acid sequence QLEYTYELFNADEDRIPELITHDQVMVGLSDGGAHVDMLCDAGYCTYLLGTWVRERQAMSLEHAVKRITSEPAAFYGLTSRGRIAQGLAADFAIFDLNTVGSKKRGEMRSDLPGGGRRLVMPDGRERQRPVRGSETYRRTARSGAAFGPVLSRYGPPARAGAARLLQGRSADRPSLLVKEECDVTETVSRQCVCDRYGALNQLL; translated from the coding sequence CAGCTCGAATACACCTATGAGCTGTTCAACGCCGACGAGGATCGGATTCCCGAGCTGATCACCCATGACCAGGTCATGGTCGGTCTGTCTGACGGCGGGGCGCACGTCGATATGCTGTGCGACGCCGGCTACTGCACCTATCTGCTCGGCACCTGGGTACGTGAGCGTCAGGCCATGAGCCTGGAGCACGCCGTCAAACGGATTACTTCTGAGCCGGCGGCCTTTTATGGGCTCACCAGCCGGGGCAGGATTGCGCAGGGCTTGGCGGCCGATTTCGCCATCTTTGATCTGAATACGGTCGGCTCGAAGAAGCGCGGCGAGATGCGTAGCGACCTGCCCGGTGGCGGGCGGCGTCTGGTCATGCCGGACGGTCGTGAACGGCAGCGTCCTGTACGAGGATCAGAAACATACCGGCGCACTGCCAGGTCAGGTGCTGCGTTCGGGCCAGTCCTAAGCCGGTACGGTCCGCCTGCTCGGGCGGGCGCTGCCCGTTTGTTGCAGGGGCGGTCCGCGGACCGCCCCTCGTTGCTTGTAAAGGAGGAGTGCGATGTTACAGAGACTGTTTCACGTCAATGTGTGTGTGACCGATATGGAGCGCTCAATCAGCTTTTATGA